One window from the genome of Cyanobacteriota bacterium encodes:
- a CDS encoding YqeG family HAD IIIA-type phosphatase, which produces MSWRALLEPDLTLGTTVLSLTPDLLAQHGLKGLILDVDETLLPTSKSQLSVELVQWATQLKLEANIWLVSNNLNEVRIQQIANSLGLPYLAGAGKPSRRKIRQALAAMALPPQQVGMVGDRLFTDVLAGNRLGLFTILVEPITDDGQTWKHWLRSLEIWLAQHLM; this is translated from the coding sequence ATGTCTTGGCGCGCCTTGCTGGAACCCGACTTAACCCTAGGAACAACAGTCTTAAGCCTTACCCCAGATCTTTTGGCCCAGCATGGTCTCAAGGGCTTAATTTTAGATGTGGATGAAACTCTGTTGCCTACGTCAAAGAGTCAGTTGTCTGTTGAGCTAGTTCAATGGGCAACCCAGTTAAAGTTAGAAGCAAACATCTGGCTGGTAAGCAATAATTTGAATGAGGTTAGAATCCAACAAATAGCAAATTCTCTAGGCTTGCCTTATTTAGCCGGAGCTGGCAAGCCATCTCGCCGCAAGATTCGTCAAGCTTTGGCGGCCATGGCATTGCCCCCCCAACAGGTAGGAATGGTGGGCGATCGACTGTTCACTGATGTGTTAGCAGGCAATCGTCTAGGTCTGTTTACTATCTTGGTAGAGCCAATTACCGATGATGGCCAAACTTGGAAACACTGGCTGCGATCGCTGGAAATTTGGCTTGCCCAGCACTTAATGTAA
- a CDS encoding paraslipin: PLFDTIVCEYTAGEQYTDVEPTEAITKDGSPVNVDAVVYWRVVDLKVAYYDVEDVEGAIKTLVLTNLRSAIGQMELSKTFSSREEINRTMLLELDKVTETWGVKVTRVEVKSITPTPKILEALELESAARSKRQASISEAEGKKRAAEVEAEGTLAYVKKISEALQGENAREIMQFLIAKGYMDSSFKLSESPNSKIVFMNPEALTEQVAALIEQEANTIQDTLVKGNPSSNNGTKT, from the coding sequence TGCCGTTGTTCGACACAATTGTTTGTGAGTACACTGCTGGTGAGCAATACACCGATGTAGAGCCGACTGAAGCTATCACTAAAGATGGCTCACCGGTGAACGTAGACGCTGTGGTCTATTGGCGAGTTGTTGATCTTAAAGTTGCTTACTACGATGTTGAAGACGTGGAGGGTGCAATCAAAACACTGGTGTTGACCAACCTGCGATCGGCGATCGGGCAAATGGAATTGTCAAAAACCTTTTCCTCGCGGGAAGAAATCAACCGCACCATGCTCCTAGAATTGGACAAGGTGACAGAAACGTGGGGTGTAAAAGTCACTCGTGTGGAAGTAAAGAGCATTACCCCCACCCCCAAGATTCTAGAGGCGCTGGAGTTGGAAAGTGCTGCTCGCAGTAAGCGACAGGCCTCAATCTCTGAAGCAGAAGGAAAGAAACGAGCAGCCGAAGTAGAGGCTGAAGGCACGCTAGCCTACGTGAAAAAGATATCTGAAGCACTGCAAGGCGAAAATGCCAGGGAGATTATGCAGTTTTTGATTGCCAAGGGATATATGGACTCTAGCTTTAAGCTGAGTGAAAGCCCTAACTCTAAGATTGTCTTTATGAATCCAGAAGCCTTGACTGAGCAAGTTGCGGCCTTAATCGAGCAAGAAGCCAACACTATTCAAGATACCCTAGTGAAGGGTAATCCCAGCTCAAATAATGGGACTAAGACCTAG
- a CDS encoding paraslipin: MSSVLAFVAAVVLAAIGYTAGSAKIIRQGDQAIVERLGKYKRTLKPGLN, translated from the coding sequence ATGTCTTCAGTGCTTGCGTTTGTAGCTGCTGTTGTGTTAGCTGCGATCGGCTATACTGCGGGGTCTGCCAAAATTATCCGTCAGGGCGATCAGGCTATCGTAGAACGCTTGGGAAAATATAAAAGAACCCTAAAGCCAGGGTTGAAC
- a CDS encoding TPM domain-containing protein, with protein sequence MALLLVSLTCMLAAPAYAYDNPELLPDSPTNVIDLARTLTAIQEAQLDQELSDFEAETGWKLRVLTQFDRTPGRAVKEFWNLDDKSVMLVADARGGNLLNFSVGDDLYPLLPRTFWIELQTRYGNQFFVRENGEDQSIIQAIRSLEYCLRRNGCKVVPGLPREQWILTLITSVVGGIVLGFASQPRGGKPFAWQWALIFSPLWGILFIAFGIGPVVTRTTDWLPLLRNIMGFAIGALVAYLTPMLNQPSPSSE encoded by the coding sequence ATGGCTTTATTGCTGGTTAGTCTGACTTGCATGCTAGCAGCACCAGCCTACGCCTATGACAACCCTGAACTGTTGCCAGATAGCCCCACAAATGTCATCGATTTGGCAAGAACATTGACGGCCATCCAAGAGGCTCAGTTAGATCAGGAACTGTCAGACTTTGAGGCAGAAACAGGATGGAAACTGCGAGTGCTGACTCAGTTTGATCGCACTCCAGGCCGAGCCGTCAAGGAATTTTGGAACCTAGACGACAAAAGTGTGATGTTGGTGGCCGATGCCCGTGGCGGTAACCTCTTGAACTTCAGCGTGGGCGATGACTTGTATCCATTACTGCCACGCACGTTTTGGATAGAGCTGCAAACCCGCTATGGCAACCAGTTCTTTGTGCGTGAAAACGGCGAAGATCAATCAATTATTCAGGCTATTCGTTCCCTTGAGTACTGCCTACGTCGAAACGGTTGCAAAGTGGTGCCAGGGTTACCCAGAGAGCAGTGGATTCTGACCTTAATTACCTCCGTAGTGGGTGGGATTGTGCTGGGATTTGCGTCTCAACCCCGTGGCGGCAAGCCGTTTGCATGGCAGTGGGCACTAATTTTCTCGCCACTGTGGGGTATCTTGTTTATTGCTTTCGGGATTGGGCCGGTAGTGACGCGAACAACGGATTGGTTACCTCTGCTACGTAACATTATGGGATTTGCGATCGGTGCCCTGGTAGCCTACCTTACCCCCATGTTAAATCAACCGTCCCCATCATCAGAGTAG
- the bioF gene encoding 8-amino-7-oxononanoate synthase — protein MPSHPYAWIEQSLATIRRARWHRSVKTITGLPGAEVVLDGKLVINFASNDYLGLAGDARLIEAAIAATRTYGTGSTGSRLLSGHRLLHQQLERAIAELKQTEDALVFSSGYLANVGTIAALVGKRDLILSDRYNHSSLKTGAIASGATVLDYDHCDLTDLQRQLSHHRAAHRRCLILTDTVFSMDGDLCPLPEILDLAAHFDCMVLVDEAHATGVLGTTGAGAVEYLGCTGKPLVQMGTLSKALGSLGGYVAGSRPVIDFLRNRAPSWVYTTALSPADAAAALAAIHIVQAEPHRRTQLWEKVHWWHHYWSEIAGRSSPPPSAPPIPIICLPLPDAATALQVGQQLLHQGIFAPAIRPPTVPTSRIRLTLMATHQRHHLEQLASVLASTLYR, from the coding sequence ATTCCTAGTCATCCCTACGCTTGGATTGAGCAATCTCTGGCGACCATCCGGCGGGCACGGTGGCATCGCAGCGTAAAAACAATTACCGGCTTGCCCGGTGCAGAGGTTGTACTCGACGGTAAGCTTGTAATTAACTTTGCTAGCAATGACTATCTGGGGCTGGCTGGGGATGCTCGGCTGATTGAGGCAGCGATCGCAGCGACCCGCACCTACGGCACAGGCAGTACAGGCTCTCGCCTGCTCAGCGGTCACCGACTATTGCACCAACAGCTAGAACGAGCCATCGCTGAGTTAAAGCAAACAGAAGATGCCTTAGTGTTTAGTTCTGGCTATTTGGCTAATGTGGGCACCATCGCTGCCTTAGTGGGTAAGCGAGACCTGATTCTTAGCGATCGCTATAACCATTCCAGTTTGAAAACAGGGGCGATCGCCAGTGGAGCCACTGTTCTGGACTATGACCACTGTGACCTTACTGACTTACAGCGCCAGCTTAGCCACCACCGCGCAGCTCATCGTCGTTGCCTAATTCTTACGGATACAGTATTTAGCATGGATGGTGACCTCTGTCCGTTGCCTGAAATCTTAGACTTAGCAGCCCATTTTGACTGTATGGTGCTAGTTGACGAAGCCCACGCCACTGGTGTGCTAGGAACTACAGGTGCAGGGGCGGTTGAATATTTGGGTTGCACGGGCAAACCCCTAGTTCAGATGGGTACTCTCAGCAAAGCATTAGGCAGTCTAGGTGGCTATGTTGCAGGCTCTCGACCTGTGATTGACTTTTTGCGCAATCGTGCACCTAGTTGGGTCTACACAACAGCACTGTCTCCAGCAGATGCGGCTGCTGCTTTGGCAGCAATTCATATTGTGCAAGCTGAACCCCATCGCCGAACTCAACTTTGGGAAAAAGTGCACTGGTGGCATCACTACTGGTCAGAGATTGCAGGTCGATCGTCTCCACCGCCGTCTGCTCCACCCATACCTATCATCTGCCTGCCCTTGCCAGATGCGGCTACTGCTCTCCAGGTAGGTCAACAGCTACTGCATCAGGGGATCTTTGCTCCGGCAATTCGTCCGCCAACGGTGCCCACTAGCCGAATTCGCCTGACTCTGATGGCAACTCACCAGCGGCATCATCTCGAACAACTAGCCTCAGTGCTGGCATCGACTCTCTATAGA
- the hemH gene encoding ferrochelatase, which produces MGKVGVLLLNLGGPDKLEDVRPFLYNLFVDPEIIRLPSPLLQAPLAWLISTLRAKKSQENYQKIGGGSPLRRITEAQAQALETELLNSGHQVKVYVGMRYWYPFTEATIAQIKQDRVKRLVILPLYPQFSISTSGSSFRLLERLWNSDPVLQTMQYTVVPSWYQHPDYLRSMAELIAQELDQLPQPEQAHIFFSAHGVPVSYVEEAGDPYQREIEDCVTLIMKQLNRPNAYTLAYQSRVGPVEWLQPYTDEAIVELAHQHVKTLVVVPISFVSEHIETLEEIDMEYREIAEHAGIETFVRVPALNTYPTFIKALANLVVTALQEPPVHFSDTVRPQPNLKNYPQGPWAWGLTPSAEVWNGRLAMLGLLAVAIEILLGRGPLHSLGLL; this is translated from the coding sequence ATGGGCAAAGTCGGAGTTTTATTGTTAAATCTGGGTGGGCCAGACAAGCTAGAGGATGTTCGTCCTTTTCTCTATAACTTGTTTGTTGATCCAGAGATCATCCGGCTACCATCCCCCCTATTGCAAGCACCTTTGGCTTGGCTCATTTCCACCTTGCGAGCCAAAAAGTCTCAGGAAAATTATCAAAAAATTGGGGGTGGTTCACCCCTACGCCGAATTACCGAAGCTCAAGCTCAAGCATTGGAAACCGAGCTGCTCAACAGTGGTCACCAAGTCAAGGTTTATGTTGGGATGCGGTATTGGTATCCCTTCACAGAAGCCACGATCGCTCAAATTAAGCAGGATAGGGTTAAGCGGCTTGTGATTTTGCCGTTGTATCCTCAATTTTCCATCAGCACTAGCGGTTCTAGCTTTCGCCTGCTAGAGCGATTGTGGAATTCAGATCCAGTCCTGCAAACGATGCAGTACACAGTGGTGCCATCTTGGTATCAGCATCCAGACTATTTGCGATCAATGGCTGAATTGATAGCCCAAGAACTTGACCAACTGCCTCAACCAGAGCAGGCCCACATTTTCTTCAGTGCCCATGGCGTGCCTGTCAGCTACGTAGAAGAAGCTGGAGATCCTTACCAGCGGGAAATCGAAGATTGTGTCACCCTAATTATGAAGCAATTGAATCGACCAAATGCCTACACATTGGCCTATCAAAGTCGAGTCGGGCCGGTGGAATGGTTGCAGCCCTACACAGATGAAGCAATTGTTGAGCTTGCTCACCAGCACGTCAAAACCTTAGTTGTAGTGCCAATTAGCTTTGTTTCAGAACATATTGAAACCCTAGAGGAAATCGATATGGAATATCGAGAAATTGCAGAACATGCTGGCATTGAGACCTTTGTGCGGGTACCTGCCCTAAACACCTACCCTACCTTTATCAAGGCCCTAGCCAATCTAGTGGTCACAGCGCTCCAAGAGCCTCCTGTGCACTTCAGCGATACAGTCCGTCCACAACCAAATCTGAAAAACTATCCTCAGGGGCCTTGGGCTTGGGGACTGACTCCTTCGGCTGAAGTGTGGAACGGTCGGTTGGCAATGTTAGGGCTTCTAGCTGTGGCTATAGAAATACTGTTAGGTCGGGGACCACTGCATAGTCTTGGCTTGCTATAG
- a CDS encoding phycocyanobilin:ferredoxin oxidoreductase — translation MPDSLRSRQHPLICQLATCIETIWQTQLDLSPFAVPEGLGYVEGSLEGETLVIENHCYQAPQFRKLHLELAQVSNGLDILHCVMFPRPEYALPMFGADLVGTGRGGISAAIADLSPISADHTLPDHYRQALSALPELNFAQPRALPEWGDIFSEFCLFVRPAGADEEAAFLQRVQDFLMLHCQMAKATVPSDSEAEIAATIAGQRYYCTKQQQNDKTRRVLEKSFGVEWANRYMTTMLFDIVDLA, via the coding sequence ATGCCAGACTCACTGCGCTCTCGCCAACACCCGCTGATTTGTCAGTTGGCAACTTGTATTGAAACGATTTGGCAAACCCAGTTAGACCTGTCTCCCTTTGCTGTTCCAGAGGGGTTAGGCTATGTCGAAGGTTCTCTAGAAGGGGAAACCCTAGTGATTGAAAATCATTGTTACCAGGCTCCTCAGTTTCGGAAGTTACATCTGGAATTGGCACAGGTTAGTAATGGACTAGATATTCTGCACTGTGTAATGTTTCCTCGTCCTGAGTATGCGTTGCCTATGTTTGGCGCTGATTTAGTGGGCACTGGGCGGGGTGGCATTAGTGCAGCGATCGCCGATCTGTCGCCCATTAGTGCAGATCACACCTTGCCAGACCACTATCGTCAAGCCCTCTCGGCACTACCAGAGTTGAATTTTGCCCAGCCTCGCGCATTGCCTGAGTGGGGAGACATTTTTTCTGAGTTTTGCCTATTTGTACGACCCGCAGGAGCCGACGAGGAAGCAGCTTTTCTTCAACGTGTGCAAGATTTTTTGATGCTGCACTGCCAAATGGCTAAGGCAACTGTGCCGTCAGATTCCGAGGCTGAGATTGCTGCGACGATCGCAGGCCAACGCTACTATTGCACGAAGCAGCAGCAAAATGACAAAACTCGCCGAGTGTTAGAAAAGTCCTTTGGGGTAGAGTGGGCAAATCGATACATGACTACAATGCTGTTTGATATCGTTGATCTAGCCTAG